Proteins co-encoded in one Candidatus Thiodictyon syntrophicum genomic window:
- a CDS encoding AAA-like domain-containing protein yields MRFFNNAGPVNCADHYCLDPLHRIDLDAIESLIGQHRYFILHAPRQTGKTSSLLALAHHLNSGERYHCVYINVEPAQAAREDVAGAMQAILSGLGSWARHIAGDPYPGEIWPGVLAEAGAYDAFGEVLSRWAMHSDRPLVLLIDEIDALIGDTLIAVLRQLRAGYAKRPAAFPQTVVLCGVRDVRDYRIHSARSQEIITGGSAFNIKAESIRLGNFTAADVASLYRQHTAETGQSFSPQAIALIWDLTRGQPWLVNALGYQLCFRDPTTRNRAVTITAALVEQAKETLIARRDTHLDQLADKLREPRVRRVIAPILAGDNAPGQLPVDDVQYVRDLGLITTDGQLEIANPIYREVIPRELTYTTSLTITEQPAWYIAPDGRLDLPKLIAAFQVFFREHSEHWIERFDYKEAGPQLLLQAFLQRIVNGGGRIEREYGLGRMRTDLFILWPYGSGQVQKAVLELKILHKGLAQTIAAGLAQIYEYRDRCGADEAHLLIFDRSARAWSEKVFRRSEQFRGVGIEIWGI; encoded by the coding sequence TGCGATCGAGTCCCTGATCGGGCAGCACCGCTATTTCATCCTCCACGCCCCGCGCCAGACCGGCAAAACATCGTCGCTACTGGCCCTGGCGCACCATTTGAACAGCGGGGAGCGTTACCACTGCGTCTACATCAACGTCGAGCCGGCCCAGGCGGCGCGTGAGGACGTGGCCGGGGCAATGCAGGCGATCCTGAGCGGATTGGGGAGTTGGGCGCGGCACATCGCGGGCGACCCCTATCCGGGCGAGATCTGGCCCGGGGTCCTGGCGGAGGCGGGCGCCTACGACGCCTTTGGTGAGGTGCTTAGCCGCTGGGCCATGCACAGCGACCGGCCCTTGGTGCTCCTGATCGACGAAATCGACGCGTTGATCGGGGACACCCTGATCGCCGTGCTGCGCCAACTGCGCGCCGGCTATGCCAAGCGCCCCGCCGCCTTCCCCCAGACCGTGGTCCTGTGCGGGGTACGCGACGTACGCGACTACCGCATCCACTCTGCCCGCTCCCAGGAGATTATCACCGGCGGCAGCGCTTTCAACATCAAGGCCGAATCGATTCGCCTGGGCAACTTCACGGCTGCGGACGTCGCCTCCCTCTACCGCCAGCACACCGCCGAGACCGGTCAGTCCTTCAGCCCGCAGGCCATTGCCCTGATTTGGGATCTGACCCGCGGCCAGCCCTGGCTGGTCAATGCCCTGGGCTACCAGCTCTGTTTCCGCGACCCGACCACCCGCAACCGGGCGGTCACGATTACCGCCGCGCTGGTCGAGCAGGCCAAGGAGACCCTGATTGCGCGCCGCGACACCCACCTCGATCAGCTCGCCGACAAGTTGCGCGAGCCGCGGGTGCGGCGCGTTATCGCCCCCATTCTGGCCGGCGACAACGCGCCGGGTCAGTTGCCGGTGGATGACGTGCAATATGTCCGTGATCTCGGTCTCATCACCACCGACGGCCAGCTCGAGATCGCCAATCCGATTTACCGCGAGGTCATCCCCCGGGAGTTGACCTATACCACCAGCCTCACCATCACCGAGCAGCCCGCTTGGTACATTGCCCCCGACGGCCGCCTGGATCTGCCCAAACTGATCGCTGCTTTCCAGGTCTTCTTCCGCGAGCATTCCGAGCATTGGATCGAGCGCTTCGACTACAAGGAGGCCGGTCCGCAACTGCTGCTCCAAGCCTTCCTGCAGCGCATCGTCAATGGCGGCGGACGCATCGAGCGCGAATACGGCCTGGGGCGGATGCGCACCGACCTCTTCATCCTCTGGCCCTATGGCTCAGGCCAGGTGCAGAAGGCGGTGCTGGAACTGAAGATCCTGCACAAGGGGCTCGCGCAGACGATCGCCGCGGGTTTGGCGCAGATCTACGAGTATCGGGACCGCTGCGGCGCGGATGAGGCCCATCTGCTGATCTTCGACCGCAGCGCGCGGGCCTGGAGCGAGAAGGTGTTTCGTCGCAGCGAGCAATTCCGGGGGGTTGGGATCGAGATCTGGGGCATTTAG
- a CDS encoding GNAT family N-acetyltransferase — MIEIRPATDADRPQIIARIAEVFGPEPAARAERLWDWQWHQDPRLPTPGYRGIVAAWRGEIIGNLGTIPAGLHIGGEPVNACWLVDVLVHWGLTRQALKEHRRQAPTAGPDLSRGIAAALFEHPAASRIQFGKHISDPMTTILERVGFTAAAGSGSMHRRVSLRHTLQRSLGVPLGRLLGAAADLGLPLGPRPRLPLEVLEGGFDGRFDRLWEEVRGQYPAICRRDAATLNWRYRRHPLNDYQVITVGNRERLRGYCVLLTYDKGRRRWAKLVDLLTAPRDPAALRALIGGALYRLRAQRAERVETFACGDGIAACLGSMGFGPRLTKSGRAQPLLIRALPSAGAGLYVTQGDGDGG, encoded by the coding sequence ATGATCGAGATCCGACCCGCCACCGACGCTGACCGCCCCCAGATCATCGCCCGCATCGCCGAGGTCTTCGGGCCCGAGCCCGCGGCGCGCGCCGAGCGCCTGTGGGATTGGCAGTGGCACCAGGACCCGCGGCTGCCGACCCCGGGTTATCGGGGGATCGTCGCTGCGTGGCGCGGCGAGATCATCGGCAATTTGGGCACCATTCCCGCCGGACTGCATATCGGCGGGGAGCCGGTGAACGCTTGCTGGCTGGTGGATGTGCTGGTGCACTGGGGCCTGACGCGCCAGGCGCTGAAGGAGCACCGGCGCCAGGCCCCGACCGCCGGACCCGACCTCTCGCGGGGGATTGCCGCGGCCCTGTTCGAGCACCCCGCCGCGAGTCGGATCCAATTCGGCAAGCACATTTCCGACCCCATGACGACGATCCTGGAGCGGGTCGGCTTTACGGCCGCCGCGGGCAGCGGGTCCATGCACCGGCGGGTCTCGCTGCGGCATACCCTGCAACGGTCCCTAGGGGTGCCGCTCGGCCGCCTGCTCGGCGCGGCGGCCGACCTGGGACTGCCCCTTGGCCCCCGTCCGCGGCTGCCGCTGGAGGTACTGGAGGGTGGCTTCGACGGGCGTTTCGATCGCCTCTGGGAGGAGGTCCGGGGCCAGTACCCGGCGATCTGTCGGCGCGATGCCGCGACCCTGAACTGGCGATATCGCCGCCACCCGCTCAACGACTATCAGGTCATCACCGTCGGCAACAGGGAGCGTCTGCGCGGCTATTGCGTCCTGCTCACCTATGACAAGGGGCGGCGGCGCTGGGCCAAGCTCGTGGACCTGTTGACCGCGCCGAGGGACCCCGCGGCGCTCCGCGCCCTGATCGGCGGGGCCTTGTACCGGCTGCGCGCGCAGCGGGCCGAGCGGGTGGAGACCTTCGCCTGCGGGGACGGGATCGCGGCCTGCCTGGGGTCCATGGGCTTCGGCCCGCGGCTCACCAAGTCCGGTCGGGCCCAGCCGCTGCTGATCCGCGCCCTCCCGTCGGCCGGCGCCGGGCTCTATGTTACCCAAGGCGACGGAGACGGCGGATGA
- a CDS encoding 3'-5' exonuclease codes for MIIDIETTGANPIRNDVLAVGLVPLNDATRSFVVYVRPPAPQWNPFAQANFQKFAETWESQAVSPVAACAAIEGYLAQEFHGEVVTPIGHNIGFDVAFLRKLAFLGGRDELEAVSRRALDTHTMLYLLFLQGRIPSSALSSDGAFEHFGIAVASHARHTALGDALATRELVIKLLDMLGAPFLPLAPSSRVEVRAHSLTRD; via the coding sequence GTGATCATTGACATCGAAACAACGGGGGCCAACCCAATTCGTAACGATGTCCTTGCGGTCGGGCTGGTTCCACTCAACGATGCCACGCGTTCGTTCGTCGTTTATGTACGTCCGCCCGCCCCGCAATGGAACCCGTTTGCACAAGCCAACTTCCAAAAATTCGCTGAGACATGGGAATCACAGGCAGTATCCCCCGTAGCAGCCTGCGCTGCTATTGAAGGTTATCTCGCGCAGGAATTCCATGGAGAGGTCGTAACCCCCATCGGGCACAACATCGGCTTCGACGTAGCGTTTCTGCGGAAATTGGCTTTTCTCGGGGGCAGAGACGAATTGGAAGCGGTATCCCGCCGCGCATTAGACACGCACACCATGTTATACTTGCTATTCCTGCAAGGTAGAATTCCGTCGTCTGCCCTAAGTTCAGATGGCGCGTTTGAGCACTTTGGAATTGCTGTCGCCTCGCACGCACGGCACACCGCATTAGGCGATGCGCTTGCTACCCGTGAGTTGGTAATCAAGCTTCTGGATATGCTGGGCGCACCATTTCTCCCTCTCGCGCCCTCAAGCAGGGTGGAGGTTCGCGCGCATTCGTTAACAAGAGACTAA
- the dapE gene encoding succinyl-diaminopimelate desuccinylase, with protein MSATLELARELIRRPSLTPADAGCQDLLAARLAALGFRIEPMPFGAVSNLWARRGQASPLFCFAGHTDVVPTGPAADWASEPFEPDVRNGLLYGRGAADMKGSIAAMVTAVEGFVAAHPDHRGSIAFLITSDEEGLATEGTVKVVERLESRGEHIDWCLVGEPSCRERLGDQIKVGRRGSLTGLLTVHGKQGHVAYPLLADNPFHAAAPALAALCTEVWDQGNARFPPTSLQVVNLTMGTGADNVIAGHLSAQFNLRFSTELTPEVIAQRVRAILDTGGFAYDLTWRLSGHPFLTPEGELVAATRAAITAITGIDTEASTSGGTSDGRFIAPTGAQVVEFGPLNTSIHQVDECVAVADLEDLSKIYEVILKSLLG; from the coding sequence ATGTCTGCGACCCTCGAACTCGCCCGCGAACTGATCCGCCGGCCCTCCCTTACCCCCGCCGACGCGGGCTGTCAGGACCTGCTGGCCGCCCGGCTGGCCGCCCTCGGCTTCCGGATCGAGCCCATGCCGTTCGGCGCGGTCAGCAACCTCTGGGCGCGGCGCGGCCAGGCCAGCCCCCTGTTCTGCTTCGCCGGCCACACCGACGTGGTGCCGACCGGACCGGCCGCGGACTGGGCGAGCGAACCCTTTGAGCCGGACGTTCGCAACGGGCTGCTGTACGGCCGCGGTGCCGCGGACATGAAGGGCTCCATCGCGGCCATGGTTACCGCCGTGGAGGGGTTCGTCGCGGCCCACCCGGACCATCGGGGCTCCATCGCCTTTCTCATCACCAGCGATGAGGAGGGCCTGGCCACCGAGGGCACCGTCAAGGTGGTGGAGCGCCTCGAGTCCCGGGGCGAGCACATCGACTGGTGCCTGGTCGGCGAGCCCTCGTGCCGGGAGCGCCTCGGCGACCAGATCAAGGTCGGGCGCCGCGGCAGCCTCACCGGGCTCCTGACGGTGCACGGCAAACAGGGCCATGTCGCCTATCCCCTGTTGGCCGACAACCCCTTCCACGCCGCCGCCCCGGCCCTGGCCGCCCTGTGCACAGAGGTCTGGGACCAGGGCAACGCCCGGTTCCCGCCGACCAGCCTGCAAGTCGTCAACCTGACCATGGGCACCGGCGCGGACAACGTGATTGCCGGCCACCTGAGCGCCCAGTTCAACCTGCGCTTCTCCACCGAACTGACCCCGGAGGTCATAGCGCAGCGGGTGCGCGCCATCCTGGACACCGGCGGCTTCGCCTACGACCTGACCTGGCGCCTCTCCGGCCACCCCTTCCTGACCCCGGAGGGCGAACTGGTGGCCGCCACCCGGGCGGCGATCACCGCGATCACGGGGATTGACACCGAGGCCTCGACCAGCGGCGGCACCTCCGACGGACGCTTCATCGCCCCGACCGGTGCCCAGGTGGTCGAGTTCGGGCCGCTCAACACCAGCATTCACCAAGTGGACGAGTGTGTCGCGGTGGCGGACCTGGAAGATCTATCCAAGATATATGAAGTCATTTTGAAGTCGCTCTTGGGGTGA
- a CDS encoding ArsC family reductase produces MMVIYGIASCDTMKKARRWLGDHGVAYRFHDYRRDGLDEARLRAWVAELGWEALINRRGTTWRTLPPAVRDGIDQEAAIRVMLEHPAVIRRPLLDTGTARLLGFSESTYAELLG; encoded by the coding sequence ATGATGGTCATTTACGGCATCGCGAGCTGCGACACGATGAAGAAGGCCAGGCGCTGGCTGGGCGACCATGGTGTCGCCTACCGCTTCCACGACTATCGCCGCGACGGACTCGACGAGGCCCGGTTGCGCGCCTGGGTCGCGGAACTGGGCTGGGAGGCCCTCATCAACCGCCGGGGTACGACCTGGCGCACCCTGCCGCCGGCCGTGCGCGACGGCATCGACCAGGAAGCGGCCATACGCGTTATGCTGGAGCATCCCGCCGTGATCCGCCGTCCCCTGCTCGACACCGGCACGGCACGCCTGCTCGGGTTCTCCGAGTCCACCTACGCGGAGCTGCTCGGCTGA
- the dapD gene encoding 2,3,4,5-tetrahydropyridine-2,6-dicarboxylate N-succinyltransferase, which produces MSDTQAIIVEAFARRADINPRNVETHVHDAVMEVIERLDRGELRVAEKRDGDWVVNEWIKMAVLLSFRIEDNSFMKGGFTNYYDKVPSKFADTNSREFRESGVRVVPPAAARRGAYIAPSCVLMPSYVNIGAYVDSGTMVDTWATVGSCAQIGKNVHLSGGVGIGGVLEPVQAAPTIIEDNCFIGARSEVVEGVIVGAGAVLSMGVFIGQSTKIYNRQTGEILYGRVPPGAVVVPGNLPAKDGSHSLYCAVIIKQVDEQTRGKVGINELLRDI; this is translated from the coding sequence ATGAGCGACACCCAAGCCATCATCGTCGAGGCCTTCGCGCGCCGTGCCGACATCAACCCCCGCAATGTCGAGACCCACGTCCATGACGCCGTCATGGAGGTGATCGAGCGTCTGGACCGCGGTGAACTGCGGGTGGCGGAAAAGCGCGACGGGGACTGGGTGGTGAACGAGTGGATCAAGATGGCCGTGCTCCTGTCCTTCCGCATCGAGGACAACAGCTTCATGAAGGGCGGCTTTACCAATTATTACGACAAGGTCCCGTCCAAGTTCGCCGACACCAACTCGCGGGAATTCCGCGAATCCGGGGTGCGCGTGGTACCGCCGGCCGCGGCCCGGCGCGGCGCCTACATTGCCCCCTCCTGCGTGCTGATGCCGTCCTATGTAAACATCGGGGCCTATGTGGACTCCGGCACCATGGTCGACACCTGGGCGACGGTCGGTTCCTGCGCCCAGATCGGCAAGAACGTACACCTCTCGGGCGGGGTGGGCATCGGCGGCGTGCTGGAACCGGTCCAGGCCGCGCCTACCATCATTGAAGACAACTGCTTCATCGGCGCCCGCTCCGAGGTGGTGGAGGGCGTCATCGTCGGCGCCGGGGCCGTGCTCTCCATGGGCGTCTTCATCGGCCAGAGCACCAAGATCTATAACCGCCAGACCGGCGAAATCCTCTACGGACGGGTCCCGCCCGGCGCCGTGGTGGTCCCCGGCAACCTGCCGGCCAAGGACGGCAGCCACAGCCTCTACTGCGCCGTGATCATCAAGCAGGTGGATGAGCAGACCCGGGGCAAGGTCGGGATCAATGAGTTGTTGCGTGATATCTGA
- the dapC gene encoding succinyldiaminopimelate transaminase translates to MNPALGLLQPYPFEKLSQLKAGLTPPSDRTPLALYIGEPRHPTPALITEALIAHLHGLCVYPTTRGQPALRETIARWLTARFALPAGLLDPERHILPVNGTREALFALAQAVVDPGRSPLVLMPNPFYQIYEGAALLAGAQPHFLPCRPEHGFIPDFAAVDAATWERCQLLYICSPGNPSGALLDLPTLTRLIELAQTHDFVIAADECYAELYLDESAPPPGLLQAAAAMGNQAFKHCICFHSLSKRSNAPGLRSGFVAGDADLIERFFQYRTYHGCAMPLPTQSASAAAWSDEAHVRANRTLYREKFAAVVRILDPVLPVTAPPAGFYLWPHTPIPDTEFVRRLFAEEAVTLLPGSFLSRTVDGYNPGADRVRLALVPPLDECIEAAWRIRGFVERL, encoded by the coding sequence ATGAACCCTGCCCTCGGGCTGCTGCAGCCCTACCCGTTCGAGAAGCTCAGTCAACTCAAGGCCGGCCTCACGCCGCCGTCCGACCGGACGCCGCTCGCGCTCTATATCGGTGAGCCGCGGCATCCGACCCCGGCGCTGATCACCGAGGCCCTGATCGCCCACCTGCACGGTCTGTGCGTGTACCCGACGACCCGTGGGCAGCCGGCGCTGCGCGAGACCATTGCCCGCTGGCTGACCGCACGCTTCGCGCTGCCCGCGGGGCTCCTGGACCCGGAGCGCCACATACTCCCGGTCAACGGGACCCGCGAGGCCCTGTTCGCGCTGGCCCAGGCGGTGGTGGACCCTGGCCGCTCGCCGCTGGTGTTGATGCCGAACCCCTTCTATCAGATCTACGAGGGCGCGGCCCTGCTCGCCGGGGCCCAGCCGCATTTCCTGCCCTGCCGGCCGGAGCACGGCTTCATCCCGGACTTCGCCGCGGTGGACGCGGCCACCTGGGAGCGCTGCCAGTTGCTCTATATCTGCTCGCCGGGCAACCCGAGCGGGGCCCTGCTCGATCTTCCGACCCTGACCCGACTGATCGAGTTGGCGCAGACCCACGACTTTGTGATCGCCGCCGACGAGTGCTACGCGGAGCTCTATCTGGACGAGTCCGCCCCGCCCCCGGGGCTGCTCCAGGCGGCCGCGGCCATGGGCAACCAGGCATTTAAGCACTGCATCTGCTTCCACAGCCTGTCCAAGCGCTCCAATGCGCCGGGCCTGCGCTCCGGATTCGTCGCCGGGGACGCGGACCTGATCGAGCGCTTCTTTCAGTATCGCACCTATCACGGCTGCGCCATGCCGCTGCCGACCCAGAGCGCGAGCGCCGCCGCCTGGTCGGACGAGGCCCATGTGCGCGCCAACCGCACCCTGTATCGTGAGAAGTTCGCCGCGGTGGTCCGGATCCTGGACCCGGTGCTGCCGGTCACGGCCCCGCCCGCCGGTTTCTATCTGTGGCCGCACACGCCGATCCCGGACACCGAGTTCGTCCGCCGCCTCTTTGCCGAAGAGGCGGTGACCCTGCTGCCGGGGAGCTTCCTGTCGCGCACCGTGGATGGCTACAACCCGGGCGCCGACCGGGTGCGCCTCGCCCTGGTGCCGCCGCTCGACGAGTGCATCGAGGCGGCGTGGCGCATCCGCGGCTTTGTCGAGCGCCTTTAA